The Spirosoma foliorum genome has a window encoding:
- the nadC gene encoding carboxylating nicotinate-nucleotide diphosphorylase — protein sequence MNLHEFIQLALAEDVGDGDHTSLSTIPADAQKRARLLVKETGILAGVEVAQAIFAEVDPAFEVDVLMHDGASIKPGDVVLTVSGNARNILTAERLVLNCMQRMSGIATHTRELVNLLEGTRAKLLDTRKTTPNFRICEKMATKIGGAVNHRFGLYDMILIKDNHVDYAGSIEAAITKAVAYLKETGRQLRIEVETRNRAEVEEVLRVGQVDVILLDNFSPDGIRDMVRLINGRFITEASGGIDETNLRAYAETGVDFISSGALTHQIKSLDLSLKAY from the coding sequence ATGAACTTGCACGAATTTATTCAATTAGCCTTAGCCGAAGATGTCGGTGATGGTGATCACACATCGCTCTCAACGATTCCTGCCGACGCCCAGAAGCGCGCTCGCTTGCTCGTCAAAGAAACGGGTATTCTGGCAGGGGTAGAAGTGGCTCAGGCCATTTTTGCCGAAGTCGATCCAGCCTTCGAAGTCGACGTGTTGATGCACGATGGGGCCAGTATCAAACCTGGGGATGTTGTACTCACTGTTAGCGGAAACGCCCGTAATATCCTGACCGCCGAGCGATTGGTACTCAACTGCATGCAGCGCATGAGCGGTATTGCAACTCACACCCGCGAATTGGTAAATCTATTGGAAGGCACACGGGCCAAACTATTGGATACCCGTAAAACCACTCCAAACTTCCGTATTTGTGAGAAAATGGCAACCAAAATAGGCGGAGCTGTGAATCACCGATTCGGATTATATGACATGATTCTCATTAAAGATAATCACGTCGATTATGCTGGAAGTATCGAAGCCGCTATTACTAAAGCGGTTGCGTATCTGAAAGAAACGGGTCGGCAATTACGCATTGAAGTCGAAACTCGGAATCGGGCCGAAGTGGAAGAAGTGCTTCGGGTTGGACAAGTCGATGTGATTTTACTCGATAACTTTAGCCCCGATGGCATCCGCGATATGGTTCGCCTGATTAATGGACGATTCATTACCGAAGCATCGGGTGGAATCGATGAGACGAACCTTCGTGCCTATGCCGAAACCGGTGTTGACTTTATTTCATCGGGAGCCTTAACTCACCAAATCAAAAGTTTGGATTTGAGCCTGAAGGCGTATTAA
- the porZ gene encoding type IX secretion system anionic LPS delivery protein PorZ gives MMNRLIDIQIKKAGLKKSLSKSCFLLVLFYLALTQYSALGQIGLWQTHVSYQSGQSVAVVGTKIYAATQNGFFYYDKATNEITTLSKTSGLSDVGISRLLYLADQKKLLIAYRNGNLDLLTLTATGEPGTVTNINTIVSASTLPTARGINHLNRIDNNTYLSTDFGLVVLDLGKNEIRDTYFSQRADGTPLPIYQTAVTNDSLYALTGPASATNTGFKLRAVRFATSVNIVDPANWRTVIEPGTQVSSIVTNQGRLSATVSGTGIYERQNGKWALTQSLTNAIIRQFPAATGLLLATDKAITSPGSGSFSGSLLTDPREVVADGNTIWVADTKNGLLLGNAGQFQRIAPEGPTRDSFANLYTYPQALAALPNGPLDATLLTANQPPYELFSVPDARWVNSLPTGLSYGFNSAAYLPTEQKLYLGSFGGGLWTQTGGETPTPVTLPATISPYISSLATDTDGNLWLTTGKTPASQQATLHVRRTDGTFQSFPIVSQTNIVQIVPDDNGFLWLRPDLGGGLLVVDPQNNRTRFLTTQTGQGGLLSNSIRALVKDRNGSIWTGTDLGPTVFDSPYAAFDATIDAQPPLLNRRRLLANELITAIAVDGGNRKWIGTQKGIYHVAADGSQLLDTFTADNSPLPNNLVQALAIEPTTGKVFIETGASGSSNGLVSYQGPATEPAEALSELTIFPNPVRPDFNGTVGINGLTENSTVKILDAGGQLVYETKSQGGTATWNLRDYRGRQAQTGIYLVVVVTADGSEGLRGKLAVVR, from the coding sequence ATGATGAATAGGCTTATCGATATACAGATAAAAAAAGCAGGACTCAAGAAATCACTTTCTAAGTCCTGCTTTTTGTTGGTATTATTTTATTTAGCACTCACTCAGTATTCAGCACTTGGTCAAATTGGCCTATGGCAAACGCATGTCAGCTACCAGTCGGGTCAGTCAGTGGCAGTAGTTGGGACGAAAATATATGCAGCCACGCAGAATGGTTTTTTCTACTACGACAAAGCCACCAACGAAATAACCACGCTCAGTAAAACCTCGGGCTTGAGCGATGTAGGTATCAGCCGACTCCTCTACCTAGCTGATCAGAAAAAGTTGCTCATTGCCTACAGAAACGGCAATCTGGATCTTTTAACACTAACCGCCACTGGCGAACCGGGCACCGTAACCAACATCAACACAATTGTTTCGGCATCAACCTTACCAACAGCACGCGGTATAAACCATCTGAATCGTATTGACAACAACACCTATCTCAGTACCGATTTTGGGTTGGTTGTGTTGGACTTGGGTAAGAATGAAATACGGGACACCTACTTTAGTCAACGCGCCGATGGCACGCCTTTACCCATTTACCAGACAGCGGTCACTAACGATAGTCTATATGCGTTAACCGGTCCAGCAAGCGCGACAAACACGGGCTTTAAACTCCGCGCGGTTCGCTTTGCCACCAGTGTCAACATTGTTGACCCAGCCAACTGGCGAACAGTAATTGAACCCGGTACACAAGTCTCATCCATTGTAACCAATCAAGGGCGGTTATCTGCCACGGTTAGTGGAACGGGCATTTATGAGCGGCAAAATGGGAAATGGGCACTAACGCAATCCCTGACGAATGCTATTATTCGGCAATTCCCAGCAGCAACTGGTTTACTGTTAGCTACAGATAAAGCTATTACCTCGCCTGGTTCCGGCTCATTTTCAGGCTCACTTTTAACTGACCCACGCGAGGTTGTAGCCGACGGCAATACAATATGGGTTGCCGATACTAAAAATGGATTGCTGCTCGGAAATGCAGGTCAATTTCAGCGGATTGCCCCCGAAGGTCCAACCCGTGATTCGTTTGCTAATCTATATACATACCCTCAGGCATTGGCAGCCTTACCTAATGGCCCCCTTGATGCCACATTGCTAACCGCCAACCAGCCTCCTTATGAGCTTTTTTCAGTACCGGATGCCCGGTGGGTTAATTCCTTACCAACAGGATTAAGTTACGGCTTTAATTCGGCGGCCTATTTGCCCACTGAGCAGAAACTCTACCTGGGCAGTTTTGGCGGTGGCTTATGGACTCAAACCGGGGGAGAAACACCAACACCTGTCACATTGCCGGCGACTATAAGTCCCTATATCAGTAGCCTGGCTACCGATACCGATGGAAACTTGTGGCTAACAACGGGTAAAACACCTGCCTCACAACAAGCAACTTTGCACGTTCGACGAACGGATGGCACGTTCCAATCTTTCCCTATTGTCAGTCAGACAAATATTGTACAAATCGTTCCCGACGACAACGGCTTTCTCTGGCTTCGCCCCGATCTGGGCGGTGGGTTACTCGTTGTTGATCCTCAAAACAATCGTACCCGATTTCTGACGACACAAACAGGGCAAGGAGGTTTGCTTTCCAATAGCATTCGGGCATTGGTGAAAGATCGCAATGGATCAATCTGGACAGGCACCGATCTTGGCCCAACTGTCTTCGACAGCCCATACGCAGCCTTCGATGCAACGATTGACGCTCAGCCTCCCCTACTTAACCGAAGACGATTGCTAGCTAATGAACTCATCACAGCCATTGCCGTAGACGGGGGCAATCGAAAATGGATAGGTACACAAAAGGGAATCTATCACGTTGCGGCCGATGGCTCACAGCTATTGGATACGTTCACGGCAGATAACAGTCCTCTACCGAATAATCTTGTTCAAGCACTAGCTATTGAACCCACTACTGGCAAAGTATTTATCGAAACGGGTGCCTCAGGCAGTTCCAACGGATTGGTATCCTATCAGGGACCAGCCACAGAACCTGCCGAAGCGCTATCGGAGCTGACTATTTTTCCAAATCCAGTTCGTCCTGATTTTAATGGCACAGTCGGGATTAATGGGCTTACCGAAAACTCAACCGTAAAAATCCTTGATGCCGGAGGCCAGTTAGTCTACGAAACCAAGTCACAAGGCGGTACCGCGACCTGGAATCTCCGCGATTATCGGGGCAGGCAGGCACAAACAGGTATTTATTTAGTTGTGGTCGTTACAGCCGATGGTTCAGAAGGGCTTCGGGGGAAACTGGCGGTTGTCCGGTAA
- a CDS encoding T9SS type A sorting domain-containing protein yields MFKLLLTFLFVLIATIGHTATTPVRLKVVSITPSENTGQDYSPWLNDDVSKLVQSAWSDNAKWVQVTLKLEKKSLISSLSLYDYDGSFPDQPALLYAMNGTQRVLIGSFDGSTYMNWVTLTPFQGLVADAIMIYKYGNNIPQKIKVFGQPITSATTIPKPLDLLTLVSAKDKPVTGEDYSAYLNDNLANLVPSYWQPSNFQWTDVTVKFSKKSLLTKLDLYDAEGTFESSPAQIYALNGKEKTLIGTFTGDKYMEFKSYALTEPMVAEGIVIHKYCNNIPVKIRAYGKVLPDDPLDAILYAQERVNVTSVVSNLATPQNYTPYLNDDMSSLVKTDWSSDNCRWMDLTLKLEAKSTLTKLELYDGEDQFSSTPALIYALNGTQKTLLGSFTGPDYMKWQELSFPSIVAEAIVIHKYCNALPIKIRVYGHPVGDAGTVTTPVSTTTAAPVVLGDKIPIDASRWYQLNNVSNGLNALFDGNTSDEVQTGWGKILNTYDAYYPLLPGESMDIKAIKLYDGNGSNSSSPMRLSIITSDWRRIEIAQFQGLEYDTWVGPYPTRSTQGDAKFLLDNVVAGARYLVINTTDFWPRELELYGSYQVGNRTASSLPAKNPTFKNLLGINAFEWDFYQTGVSGISVPKVKAMQSFGVMRHYMDWEKLELTEGNYTFNPTHSGGWNYDLMYERCKSDGIEVMACLKDMTPWMNATYPADQQGSDNVPVRYGKDYSNPLSYIEQAKVAFQYAARYGKNTSVDPALVKVNTNPRWTNDPPNVVKIGLGLINYMECDNERDKWWRGRVAYQTGREYAANMSAFYDGHKNTMGAGVGVKNADPSMTVVMGGLCSIANGTDYIRGMIDWCKEFRGYKPDGRVDLCWDVINYHLYPDNSSSMQNGSGASARGAAPELSVATQVARNVLKLAHDACYDMPVYISETGYDLNQGSPLHTIAISNKSATTTQADWNLRTALLYAREGIDRVDFYQTYDLNLDCSTQFCSMGFINADFTRKPTADYFYQAKKLMGDYVFKESLSTNPNVDRYEHNGQSMYALWIPDEIGRTGSYTLDLKTGAVANVYTPKAGCDTMALQVKPTVNNQIALTLSETPIFVSVGGSGAARLGTGSIDTESIRVYPNPSSDHVVLQLNSPYVGNVDVKLIDANLGVSRQQVTLQKNSTTFSEKVDLSALPYGIYLLEINQGADRTIRKILKVH; encoded by the coding sequence ATGTTCAAACTACTACTTACCTTCCTCTTTGTCCTTATTGCCACCATAGGGCACACCGCAACCACTCCCGTTCGCCTTAAAGTTGTATCCATTACACCCAGCGAAAACACAGGCCAGGATTATTCGCCCTGGCTCAATGATGATGTTAGTAAGCTCGTACAGAGTGCCTGGTCGGATAATGCCAAATGGGTTCAGGTCACGCTCAAGCTGGAGAAAAAAAGCCTGATATCAAGCCTGTCGCTGTATGACTACGATGGCTCATTTCCCGATCAACCTGCTTTGCTCTATGCCATGAACGGGACCCAACGGGTGCTGATTGGCTCGTTTGATGGCTCTACGTACATGAACTGGGTAACGCTCACCCCGTTTCAGGGATTGGTAGCCGATGCCATTATGATTTATAAGTATGGCAACAATATCCCGCAAAAAATCAAGGTATTTGGCCAGCCTATTACATCCGCAACCACAATTCCCAAGCCACTCGATTTGCTTACGCTTGTTTCGGCAAAAGACAAACCCGTTACGGGTGAAGATTATTCGGCTTACCTGAATGATAATCTGGCTAATCTGGTGCCTTCTTACTGGCAGCCGTCTAATTTTCAATGGACGGATGTGACCGTCAAATTCAGCAAAAAGAGTTTATTGACTAAACTTGACTTGTATGATGCGGAGGGAACATTTGAATCGTCACCAGCCCAGATTTATGCACTGAATGGCAAAGAGAAAACCTTGATCGGTACGTTCACGGGCGACAAATACATGGAGTTCAAATCCTATGCCTTAACGGAGCCGATGGTTGCCGAGGGTATCGTGATTCATAAATACTGCAATAACATCCCTGTCAAGATTCGGGCATATGGGAAGGTACTACCCGACGATCCGCTCGATGCTATTTTATATGCTCAGGAACGGGTGAATGTTACGAGTGTAGTATCGAATCTAGCTACTCCACAAAACTACACGCCCTACCTCAACGATGATATGAGTAGCCTGGTGAAAACCGACTGGAGCAGCGACAATTGCCGATGGATGGATCTGACACTTAAGCTAGAAGCCAAAAGCACCCTGACTAAGTTGGAATTGTACGACGGCGAAGATCAGTTTTCGAGTACGCCAGCCTTGATTTACGCCCTCAACGGAACGCAGAAAACCCTGCTTGGCTCCTTTACCGGACCCGATTACATGAAGTGGCAGGAGTTATCGTTTCCGTCGATAGTCGCTGAGGCTATCGTGATTCATAAATACTGTAATGCACTACCCATTAAAATTCGGGTGTATGGGCATCCGGTTGGGGACGCTGGAACAGTAACCACACCGGTTAGCACAACTACAGCCGCACCAGTCGTATTGGGTGATAAAATTCCCATCGACGCCAGTCGCTGGTATCAACTTAATAATGTTAGCAATGGGCTGAATGCCTTGTTTGATGGCAATACAAGCGATGAGGTACAAACGGGTTGGGGCAAAATATTGAATACGTACGATGCTTATTACCCTTTGCTACCGGGTGAATCGATGGATATTAAAGCCATTAAACTATATGACGGAAATGGAAGTAATTCCTCAAGTCCAATGCGATTGTCGATCATCACCAGTGATTGGCGACGAATTGAAATCGCTCAATTCCAGGGGCTCGAATACGATACCTGGGTAGGCCCTTACCCAACCCGAAGTACACAGGGAGATGCTAAGTTTCTGCTCGACAATGTGGTGGCCGGAGCACGTTACCTGGTGATTAATACAACAGATTTCTGGCCACGTGAACTCGAACTCTACGGCTCCTATCAAGTTGGGAATAGAACCGCCAGTTCATTACCGGCTAAAAACCCAACTTTTAAAAACCTGCTTGGTATAAACGCGTTTGAATGGGATTTTTATCAGACTGGCGTTTCGGGTATTTCGGTCCCTAAAGTAAAGGCGATGCAGTCGTTCGGGGTGATGCGGCACTATATGGATTGGGAGAAACTGGAACTGACCGAAGGCAATTACACATTCAATCCAACGCATTCGGGTGGCTGGAATTATGACCTAATGTATGAGCGCTGCAAATCAGACGGCATTGAGGTAATGGCCTGCCTGAAAGATATGACCCCTTGGATGAACGCCACCTACCCCGCCGACCAACAGGGTAGCGATAACGTGCCAGTACGGTATGGAAAAGATTATTCGAATCCATTGTCGTACATCGAACAGGCAAAGGTAGCCTTTCAATATGCTGCCCGTTACGGAAAGAATACATCCGTCGATCCGGCTTTGGTAAAGGTAAATACTAACCCGCGCTGGACGAATGATCCGCCCAACGTCGTGAAAATCGGCCTCGGTCTGATTAATTACATGGAGTGCGATAATGAGCGTGACAAATGGTGGCGGGGGCGGGTGGCCTACCAAACCGGTCGTGAATACGCGGCTAATATGTCGGCGTTTTACGACGGGCATAAAAACACGATGGGCGCTGGCGTTGGCGTGAAAAATGCCGACCCAAGTATGACCGTTGTGATGGGTGGTTTATGCTCAATTGCTAATGGCACGGATTATATCCGGGGAATGATTGACTGGTGTAAAGAATTTCGTGGCTACAAACCCGATGGACGTGTTGACCTTTGCTGGGATGTTATCAATTATCACCTCTATCCCGATAATTCCAGTTCGATGCAAAATGGGAGTGGGGCTTCGGCACGAGGGGCAGCCCCAGAGTTGTCAGTTGCGACGCAGGTAGCTCGAAACGTACTGAAACTGGCACACGATGCCTGCTACGATATGCCGGTTTATATATCAGAAACAGGTTACGATTTAAACCAGGGAAGTCCGCTTCATACCATCGCCATCAGTAACAAATCAGCAACCACCACACAGGCCGACTGGAATTTACGAACAGCGCTTCTGTACGCTCGGGAAGGGATCGATCGAGTTGATTTTTACCAGACTTATGACCTGAATCTGGATTGCTCCACGCAGTTCTGCTCAATGGGTTTTATTAATGCCGATTTTACCCGCAAACCCACCGCCGACTATTTCTATCAGGCAAAAAAACTCATGGGCGATTATGTATTCAAGGAGTCGCTAAGTACAAATCCAAATGTGGATCGATATGAACACAATGGCCAATCAATGTATGCTTTATGGATTCCAGATGAAATTGGGCGTACTGGGTCGTACACACTGGATTTGAAGACGGGAGCGGTGGCGAATGTATATACACCTAAAGCTGGATGCGATACGATGGCGTTGCAGGTAAAGCCAACTGTCAATAATCAGATTGCACTTACGCTCTCCGAAACGCCCATATTCGTTTCGGTGGGTGGTTCGGGCGCTGCGCGTCTGGGAACGGGTTCAATTGATACTGAATCAATTCGTGTTTACCCAAATCCGTCGAGCGATCATGTCGTTCTCCAGCTCAATAGCCCATATGTAGGCAATGTGGATGTCAAGTTGATTGATGCTAATCTGGGCGTATCGCGGCAGCAGGTTACGCTGCAAAAAAACTCGACGACCTTTTCGGAGAAAGTCGATTTATCGGCGCTTCCTTACGGCATTTATTTGCTTGAAATTAATCAGGGCGCTGACCGAACCATCCGAAAAATTTTGAAAGTGCATTAA
- a CDS encoding T9SS type A sorting domain-containing protein encodes MNHQRLVGIICWLSLLSPSVYSQTTLTTLPLSVTVACPGSTIDVRFIMPDDTYRYVTAATTYSVQIAIGGDYFDIPTSKTRNASLGLSASLPKSLAPGGTYSVRMTIKNPDYTGTPSPTRLIIKGQAAIPSPPLVDSLNVDCMSTNRSSMAGLYSDISFRLAPNATPRLYYNEPGGSFTDYAEFPYETKLPSGDYVRDKQYGYFQLNKTGATSTTYVYPVSEHIYYLTQLIDGCESEPVASKLRILWKASGGPGVLNPMKDNYRYGQVGYCQGEKALPLNVNGHLPPPENFQVAYWLGDPLYQPRTFIPPTPDTSQPGHMVYSMNLFPIDYSKGCGNENLLTYTYVKVTVTPTPTKPVATTGLIEYYQGQPSTPLSASATDSTSTLVWYGMNATGGTSSLAAPLPPTNQTGEFTYYVAQKVGACEGDRTAITVRVNPLLGLEDSWLETHSQLYPNPVNTWLTVQVSGVSAQHPANLELVDETGRSLQKYTSQRETNVLNLDRYASGNYYLRIQLDNKQLVKRIVKL; translated from the coding sequence ATGAATCATCAACGTTTAGTAGGAATCATTTGTTGGCTATCGCTATTGAGTCCATCGGTTTACAGTCAGACTACCTTAACAACCCTGCCCCTGTCTGTTACCGTTGCTTGTCCTGGATCGACAATAGACGTTCGCTTTATAATGCCTGACGACACGTACAGGTATGTCACAGCGGCTACGACCTATTCTGTACAAATAGCCATTGGGGGCGATTATTTCGATATTCCAACCAGTAAAACTCGAAATGCCAGTCTGGGACTAAGTGCTAGCCTGCCAAAGTCGTTAGCACCCGGAGGGACTTATTCGGTTCGTATGACGATAAAAAACCCGGACTACACGGGTACGCCCAGTCCAACCAGGTTAATCATTAAAGGCCAGGCGGCTATTCCTTCTCCACCACTTGTCGACTCCCTGAATGTGGATTGTATGTCTACCAATCGGTCCTCCATGGCTGGATTATATTCAGACATATCATTTCGACTCGCTCCCAACGCTACCCCCCGGCTTTATTATAACGAGCCAGGAGGCAGTTTTACCGACTATGCGGAGTTTCCATATGAAACCAAACTACCCTCTGGAGACTATGTCCGCGATAAGCAGTATGGCTATTTTCAACTTAACAAAACGGGTGCAACGTCAACCACCTACGTCTACCCCGTTTCGGAACATATTTATTACCTAACCCAGCTAATCGATGGTTGTGAGAGTGAGCCGGTTGCCAGCAAGCTGCGCATTCTCTGGAAAGCGAGTGGTGGACCAGGGGTACTCAACCCCATGAAAGACAATTATCGTTATGGGCAGGTTGGCTATTGCCAGGGAGAAAAGGCTCTTCCTTTGAATGTCAATGGCCATCTGCCACCACCCGAGAATTTTCAAGTCGCTTACTGGTTAGGAGATCCCTTATATCAGCCTCGTACCTTCATTCCACCTACGCCGGATACTAGTCAACCCGGTCACATGGTTTATAGCATGAATCTATTTCCAATTGATTATAGCAAAGGCTGTGGAAATGAGAATCTGCTTACCTATACGTATGTAAAAGTGACCGTTACGCCAACGCCGACCAAGCCCGTTGCCACTACTGGCCTGATTGAATACTATCAGGGACAACCCTCAACGCCCTTGAGTGCTTCGGCCACGGATAGTACCTCAACTTTGGTCTGGTATGGCATGAACGCCACTGGTGGCACCAGCTCATTAGCCGCTCCTCTGCCCCCCACCAACCAGACCGGGGAATTCACCTATTATGTAGCCCAAAAAGTAGGCGCCTGCGAAGGGGATCGAACGGCGATCACTGTGCGTGTCAATCCCTTACTTGGTCTAGAGGACTCTTGGCTAGAAACTCACAGTCAGTTGTATCCCAATCCCGTGAATACCTGGCTAACGGTACAGGTTAGTGGGGTTTCGGCCCAACATCCGGCTAATCTGGAACTAGTTGATGAAACTGGCCGATCTTTACAAAAATACACCAGTCAACGGGAGACCAATGTGCTAAATCTGGATAGGTATGCAAGTGGAAATTATTACCTACGAATCCAACTGGATAATAAACAACTCGTGAAGCGGATTGTAAAACTATAA
- a CDS encoding pyruvate dehydrogenase complex E1 component subunit beta, whose translation MREIQFREALREAMTEEMRRDPLVYLMGEEVAEYNGAYKVSQGMLDEFGPERVIDTPIAELGFAGIGVGSAINGLRPIIEFMTFNFSLVAIDQVINSAAKIMSMSGGQYSCPIVFRGPTGNAGMLSSQHSQNFENWFANTSGLKVVVPSNPYDAKGLLKSCIRDNDPVIFMESELMYGDKGQVPEEEYLIPIGQAKIVREGNDVTIVSFGKIMKVALAAADELAKNGVSAEVIDLRSVRPIDYATIINSVKKTNRCVIVEEAWPLAAISSELTYNIQRNAFDYLDAPVVRVNSMDLPLPYAPTLIEAILPNVKRTLQAVEAVMYKK comes from the coding sequence ATGAGAGAAATACAGTTCCGCGAAGCCCTGCGGGAGGCCATGACGGAAGAAATGCGCCGGGACCCACTGGTCTATCTGATGGGCGAAGAGGTCGCCGAATACAATGGTGCTTACAAAGTTAGCCAGGGTATGCTGGACGAATTCGGTCCGGAGCGCGTAATCGATACCCCCATTGCCGAACTTGGCTTTGCCGGTATAGGTGTTGGTTCAGCCATCAATGGTCTGCGACCAATCATCGAATTTATGACCTTTAACTTCTCGCTGGTTGCGATTGATCAGGTCATTAACTCGGCAGCTAAAATTATGTCGATGTCAGGTGGGCAGTATTCTTGTCCTATCGTGTTCCGGGGTCCAACGGGTAATGCGGGCATGCTATCCTCACAACACTCGCAGAACTTCGAGAATTGGTTTGCCAATACGTCGGGTTTGAAAGTGGTTGTTCCATCCAATCCTTACGACGCCAAAGGTCTTCTGAAATCATGTATCCGCGATAACGACCCTGTTATTTTCATGGAGTCGGAGCTGATGTACGGCGACAAAGGTCAGGTACCCGAAGAAGAATACTTAATTCCAATTGGGCAAGCCAAAATTGTTCGCGAAGGAAACGACGTAACAATCGTGTCGTTTGGTAAAATCATGAAAGTAGCTTTAGCTGCCGCTGATGAGCTAGCGAAAAATGGAGTTTCGGCAGAAGTAATTGACCTTCGCTCGGTTCGTCCGATTGATTACGCGACTATTATCAACTCGGTGAAGAAAACCAACCGATGTGTGATTGTTGAAGAAGCCTGGCCGCTGGCGGCTATTTCGTCGGAGTTGACCTACAACATCCAACGGAATGCCTTCGATTACTTAGATGCACCAGTTGTACGTGTGAACAGCATGGATTTACCCTTGCCTTACGCACCAACACTGATTGAAGCTATTCTGCCAAACGTGAAGCGCACGTTGCAAGCGGTAGAGGCAGTTATGTATAAGAAGTAA
- a CDS encoding thymidine kinase — protein sequence MFIEPSRRREPPHLRTGWIEVICGSMFSGKTEELIRRLTRARIAKLNVQIFKPAIDTRYHAENIVSHSEMAIHSTPVQTAGQILALAGDCDVVGIDEAQFFDKDITTICNELANQGKRVIVAGLDMDFSGQPFGCMPQLLSIAEYVTKVHAICVVCGDIAQYSYRLVPSKERVLLGETDSYEARCRRCFNLGNEAGRKEWAYENITNDE from the coding sequence ATGTTTATTGAACCCTCCCGACGACGCGAACCACCCCACCTACGCACAGGTTGGATTGAAGTGATTTGCGGCTCTATGTTTTCTGGTAAAACCGAAGAATTAATTCGTCGGCTTACACGGGCTCGTATTGCAAAACTGAATGTTCAAATCTTTAAACCTGCAATAGACACACGCTACCACGCCGAAAATATCGTTTCTCATTCTGAAATGGCCATTCATTCAACTCCTGTGCAAACAGCGGGCCAGATTCTCGCGCTAGCCGGTGATTGTGATGTAGTAGGGATAGATGAAGCCCAATTTTTTGATAAAGACATCACAACTATTTGTAATGAACTGGCCAATCAGGGAAAACGCGTTATAGTCGCTGGCCTTGATATGGACTTTTCGGGGCAGCCTTTTGGTTGTATGCCCCAGCTTTTGAGCATTGCTGAATACGTCACAAAGGTCCATGCTATTTGCGTAGTCTGTGGCGATATTGCTCAGTACTCCTACCGACTCGTTCCATCAAAAGAACGCGTACTACTCGGCGAAACCGACAGTTACGAAGCCCGCTGCCGACGTTGTTTTAACCTTGGCAACGAGGCTGGCCGCAAGGAGTGGGCCTACGAAAACATTACGAATGATGAATAG